Genomic DNA from Haloplanus sp. HW8-1:
TCGGCGTGACCCGCACGGTCACGTCCTTGTCGCCCTGACAGGCGGCGCAGTTCTCGACGTCGCGGAGATCGCCGTCCAGCGTCAGGGTGAACTCCGAGGTGGTACCGTTCTCCAACTCGTTGATCTCCGCCGAATCCAACTTCCCCAGCGTCACGGGGGTACACGGCCCATCGCAGTTCGCGCTCGCGGTGCCACTCAGCGCGGCGGTTCCGAGGGCGCCGGCCCCGGTCGCCTTCAGTATCTCCCGTCGTGTCAGTCGGTCTGTGATTCCGGACATCGTATCAATTAAACAAGTATTATACCGTTAGTAATTGGTCCATACCGGCGTCCGGACCGGGGATCGCCGGTGTTCGCGCGGCGACGGTCGCGGGCGGCCGTCGGGAGCGCAACGGCCCTCGCGAGCGCAACGTCGCCGTACCGGGCGAAGTGGGTCGCGAACAGACCCATTATTTATCTATCACCTCGCCCGAAGACCGAGGCAGTGGATGACCGAAGACAGGTTCGGATCTCGGCGGCGGACGATCGGGGTGGTCGTCGGGACCGCGGTGGCGTACGTCGTCGTGGCGATGCTCGGCCACGGTGCCGCCCGGGCCTCGGCGCTCGCCGTTCCCCTGACGCCCGGTCTGGTCGTCGCCCTGGGGCTGGTACTCGGTCCCGTCGTGGCCTGGGGTGCGGGCGCGGGCTACGTCGCGGTCGACCTCCTCACGGGAGCCTTCGGACCGACGACGGCCGTCGGTTACCTCGGGCAGTTCGTCCTGGTCGTGACCGCCCACCGACTTTGGGGTGCCTTCGGACCGCTGTCGAGCGGGACGGATCCCGGCGTCCGCACGCCGCGAAACGCCCTCGAATACGGACTCGTCGTGGCGACGACCGCCCTCATTACCGCCGCGATCACCGGGTTCGGAACCGCGATGCTCGCCGAGAGTCCGTTCGCGGCGACGGTGGGCCCCCGCGTTCGCGGAACCCTGCTCTCAACCCTCGTCGTCGGGGCGCCGCTCCTCTACGCGCTGGCACCGCTCGCCGACCGGGTGGACCGCCGCGTCTCCCGGCTGACGGTGGACGGCGGGACGGCGACCGCGTGGTGGAACGTCCCGACGGGGTGGTGGGTGGCCGCGGTCGGCCTCGCCTGGTGTGTCGCCGGCTACGGGATCAGCTTCGTGTTCCGGGACGTCGGACTCACGTCCACGCACCTCCTGATCAACCGGCTCGGCCGGGGCGTCCTGCCGATACTCGCGGTCGCCGGGCCGGACGGACGCTACCTCCAGTTGGTCGTGGGCGGCACGCTCGCTGCCGCGTACGTCGTCCTCGTCGTGGGGATCCCTTTCCGGTGACACAACGTTATAGTCTCCGAACACGTACGCCGGAAGAAGACATGGAGTTGTCACGACGTGACGCCCTCGTCGCGGTCGCGACGAGTACGGCAGGGGTCGCCACGGCCGGGGAACTCGCCGAGCGACTCCGCGACCGGGAGGAACAAGCCGGCGACCTCGACGGCGTCCTGACACGGCTCGCGGCGGTCGCGGACGTGGTCTACCCCTCCGAGGTCGAGGTGACCGAGAGCTACCTCCGGACGTATCTCCTCGGCAACGAGTACGACCGGGCGGAGTACGTCGAGCGGACCGGGGCGGCGCTCGACGAACTCGACCGGCAGGGGCGACGGCGATACGGCGACCGGATCGTCGACCTGTCGCCGGCCGAACGCGACGGCCTCCTCCGGGAGATTGGCGTCGACCGCGTCCCGCCGGATCCGGACGGGACGGCCGTCGAGCGGGTTCGCTACTACGTCGTGAACCAACTCCTCTTTACGCTGTACACCTCGCCGACGGGTGGGCGACTCCTGGGCAACGAGAACCCGCCCGGCTATCCCGGGGGCCGTGCCGCGTATCAGCGGGGGCCGGCGGATGAGTGAGGATCCGCGTCGCCCCTCGGAACGGGTCGACGTCTGCGTGATCGGGTCGGGGCCCGCCGGCGCGCTGGTGTCGGCCACCCTCGCGGACCGCGGCCACGACGTCGTCGTCCTCGAAGCCGGGCCGCGCTTCGACTTCGAGAAGCGGATCGACCGGATGGAGCAGTCCCTCCGCCCGAGCCACGATCCGAGCGACGTCTGGGACATGGGCGGCGCGCGCGACGACTACACCAACAGCGGCGAGGTCACCTACCCGCTGAACACGCGGCGGGTGAAGGGAATCGGCGGATCCAGCCTCCACTGGGGCGGGCGCCTGGAGCGGTTCAAGCGCAAGGACTTCGAGATGCAGTCGCGGTACGGCGTCGCGACGGACTGGCCCATCTCCTACGAGGACCTCCAGCCCTACTACCTGGCGGCCGAGAAGGAACTCGGCGCCGCCGGCGAGGCGCAGTTGCCGTTCGGGCCGCCCCGGGAGGAGCCGCCGCCGATGGACGCGTTCCCGCCAAGCTACACCGACAAACTGGTCGCGCCGGCCTGCGAGGAGGCCGGCATCACGCTCCACCGGGTGCTGTGGGCGATCAACTCGGAGCCGTACGACGGGCGAAGCGAGTGTCTCGGCTACGGCACGTGTTCGCCGGTCTGTCCGTCCGGGGCGAAATACTCCGCGGACGTCCACGTCGAGAAGGCAGAGGCGCGTGGCGCACGCGTCCTCGACCGCGTGCCGGTCCAGAAACTCCACCACGACGAGGCGGGTGACCGGATCGTCTCGGCCGAGTACGCGACGCCGGCCGGGGAGACACACCACCAGGAGGCCCGCGAGTTCGTCGTCGCCTGCGGCGGGGTGGAGACGCCGCGGCTTCTGTTGCTCTCGGCGTCCGAGACGTATCCCGACGGGCTGGCGAATTCGAGCGGGGCGGTGGGCAGATACTTCGAGGAACGACCGGCGGCCGTCCTGCGGGCACGGATCGACCAGCCGACCCGTCAGCATCTCATCGGGTTCGGCACGACCGAATCACACCAGTTCTACACCGTCGACGACGTCCCGCCGGGAAGCATCAAACTCGAAATCGACAACAACGGCGGGCCGCGGCCGGTCGACCTCGCGTTGCGTCGTGAGGACGCACTGCACGCCGCCCGGGACGTGTTGCAGAACCCGAGCGATCCGGCCGAGTGGCGCGACCTGGCCGGCCCCGGGGACGGGGTTCCCTGGGGAGACGACCTCCTCGAGACGATGCGCGAGCAGTACGGCACCACCATCCAGTTGAGCGCGGCGGTCGAGGAGCTTCCCGATCCGGAGAACCGGATCACGCTCAACCCGGACGTGACCGACGACCACGGCAACCCCGTGCCGGACGTCTCGTGGTCGCGGAGCGACTACGCCGCGCGGACGATGGATCGCGCGTTCGAGATCATGCACGAGATCCTCGACAACCTGGACGCCGAGGTGCACGCACGGTCCGAGATCCGGTTCTGGAAGGGGATCGGCCACCACCTCGGGACGACGCGGATGGGGACGGATCCGGCGGAGAGCGTCGTGAACCCGCGGCTCAGGACACACGATCTGGAGAACCTCTCGATCGTCTCCAGCAGCGTCTTCGTGACCGGCGGGGCGATGCAGCCGACGCTGACGATCGCGGCGCTCGCGCTCCGGGCGGCGGACCACCTCGACGAGCGGCTGTGAGGGTCGGTCGTCGCACCCGTCAGGGCTTGGCCGCCCGGAGGACGTACCGCTCCCCCGGGAGGTCGGCGATCCGCGAGGTCTCGAACCCCAGGTCCGAAAGCGTCGACGCGAGGATCGGTGCGGAACCGCCGAACGCCCGGAGCCGCGCCGGATGCACCTCGCAGTAGACGAGCCGACAGGCGGGATCGCGGAGCGACTCTCGGAGTCCCTCGACGACCGAGAGTTCGTACCCCTCGACGTCGACCTTCACGACCGTCGGGGACGGCAGGTCCGACCGGTCGAGGTAGTCGTCGCCACGGACCCGACGCACGTCGACGTCGCCGCCGTCGGTCGTGACGGCGGAACTGCCGTGTGCGTCCGGGACCGTCATCGACACCGTTCCGGGGTCGGCGCCGAACGCGACGGTCGCGACCGTCGCGTCGACGTCGTTCAGCGCGAGGTTGCGTCGGAGTTTGTCCGCCGTCGACGGGACCGCCTCGACGGCGATCACGTGGCCGGTCTCCAGTGTCTCGCCGACGAACACGGCGTACGCGCCCAGGTTGCTCCCCACGTCGAGGAAGACGTCGTCCGGGCGGATCTCGTCGCGGAGCCGACCGATCGTTCCCGCCTCCGCCGCGATCTGGTTGAGTTCGACGTGGTCGCCGAACTCCTCGCGCAGGAAGCGGGGCCGTGCGCCGTCGACCGAGACCGTCCGTCGTTCGTCGGCGAGGCGCATGAACGCACGGCGGGCGACGTCGGTCAATCCCAGTCGACGGAGCGTGCGCCGGGCGTACGGGCGGATCGTCGCCCCCAGCCCGCCGTCCCGGATCATTCGAGATACCCCAGGTTCCGAAGTTGTTCGCGGGCGGCCGCCGCACGGTCCGTGCCGGTGTCGCGCGTCCGCGGGTCGGGGACGGCCCCCGGATCGAGGACGGTCGGGGCGGCGTCCGTCCGGAGCATCCCCGTCCGCACCTCGCCGTCGAGGTCGGGGGGGAGCGACTCGCCGAGTGCGTGGAGGATCGTCGGCAGTACGTCGACGATGGACATGCCGTCGACCGTCCCGGCGGCAAACAGCGGACCGTCGGCGGCGACGAGCCCGTCGTACCGGTGGTCGTAGTGGTCGTGCCCCGGCATGTCGATGACCGGATCGCCCGTGGGTGAGAAGGCACGGAGCGGGAGATAGCCCGGGGCCGGTCGGGCGACGAGATCCGGGAGCATGGCGTCCGGATCCGGGTCGGCATACACCTCGTCGAGTTCGTGGACGGACTGGAAGACGGGGGTGCCGTCGTCGTCGGTGAGCCCGGCGAGTCGGTCGCGTAACTCCGCACGGAGCGCGTCGGCGTCTTCGACGGTCGGCGAGTCGAACCGGTCGGCGTTCACGTACAGACAGCCGTATCGGAGCTGCCACGCCCGCGAGGCGGCGAAGTCGACGTCGGGATTGAAATCGACCACGTCGCCGAGTCGCTCGCCACCCGTGGCGCTGGTCACGCGGAGGTACGCGGTCCGCAGGAGGTCGAACAGGGTATCGAAGCGCCGGGCCACCTGCGTTGCGGTCCCCGTGGCGAGGCGCTGCAGCGACGAGCGTTCGTCGGCCGTGGCGAGATACCCCTCCCGTTCCAGCCAGGTCTGGAGGTGGATCGCCTTCGGCTTGGGTTCGAACCCGTGATCGCTCAACAGGAGGACGTTCTCGGCCCGGTCGGCGAGGGCCGCGGCGAACTCGTCGCACGCCTCTAGGACGGTCCGATACCATCGGGAACCGGTCGCCCCGTCGGGCGCGAACTGGAGGTGGTGGCCGACCCAGTCCGGCGTCGAGAACAGGACGAACCCGACCCGGGGATCGAACCGACCGAACGCCTCGGCCGCGAAGTCGTGACGAGCCCGCGTCGTCTCGACGAGGTGTTCGAAGTACCGCTCCGGGGTCGCCTGGAGGTCCGTGTCGGCGTGAACGACGTACTCCTCGAACCCGTCGACCGACCGCAGTTCGGCCGGGACGGCATCCGCCTTGTCCGACGCGAGAAAGGACGACACGAGGCGAGTCCCGGCGGCGGCGGGCGTACGGCCGATCGACCCCGGGAGGTTGACGAAGAGCGCGTCGTCGATCAGGTCGTACGCCGCCGCGTCGGTCGTGTTGGGCCGCGAGGGCACGATATCGTAGTCAGTTCCCTGCTGGAGCATCGTGGCGACGCCGTGACTGCCCGGATCCTTCCCGGTCGCGAACGACGTCCACGCGGGGAGTGTCGTCGGCGCGTCCACGCTCCGCAGGTCGCCGGCGACGCCGTCGCGCTCGACGGCGTCGAGGAACGTCGTCTCCACGTCGAACTCACGGAGCATGTTGGGCGACACCCCATCGAGTCCGACGACGAGCAGTTCCATGGTCGTGTGCCCATACATGTCGGCGCATCACAAATGTTACTGTCGCTAGATGCGGGGGACGCGGCGCCGAGACCGCTCACCCGGAGTCCGTGAGCCGCCGTCCCGAATCGGCACGGCGTCGACGCCGCCGACCGGTCGTCTCACCGGCTGGTGTGTCGGAAACGCGACCGACGCGCGCCGATCATGTCGGCGAAGAATATTTAAGTTGAGAGATACTTTCGTTCGTTGTGGGGATGGATCGCCGAGGGGTGCTCGCCGCGTTCACGTCGTTGTTAGCCGGATGTACGGGCGTCTCGGCCAGAGGCGTCTGGGAAGACGAGGCGCCGGGTTCGGACGGGGCGGAGACGCCGACCGCCACCCGGACGCCCGCCCCGACCGCCACGCCAACGTCGACGCCGACCGCGACGGAGGCGCCGTCACCGACGCCGACGGAGACGCCGACGCCGACCGCCACGCGAACGCCGACGCCGACCGCCACGCCGGAACCGGAGGACATCCTCATCGGGATGGGCGAGTGGGCTGAGATGGAGACCGACGGGACGAGCCTCGAAATCCGGGTCACGCATTACGACACCGCCGAAAAGATCCAGCGAGGTCCCGGAGAGGTCCCCATCTCGCCGGACGCGAACGACGAGACGTTCCTGGTGACACACGTCGAACTCCGGAACCTCTTCACGGTCACGACGGTCGGGTGGTCGCAGTGGTCGATGACCGACTTCCAGGGGAACGAACACACGCCGTATCAGAAGGCGATGTACCAGGGGCAAAATACGCTGGACGAGGGAGTCGACATCGGTATATCACCGGAGTTCATCTCGACGCGGGTCGTCTTCTCCCTGAAGTACCCGCACGATCCGTCGTGGACGGTCGAACCGTACGACGACAACGACGGGCCGACAGTCCGGATCCTCAGCGAGTGACGGGCCGCCACGTCACTCCCCGTAGCCACCCGTGCCGTAGCCCTCGGCGCCGTACGTCTCCGGCCCCGCCGGCCGGGAGAGTCCCGCCATGGCGTTCGGGAGCGAATCGTCGGGAACCACCGTCGACACCACGAGGTATCCACCGAGGGTGGCGGCCGCCAGTATCGTGAGATAGTCACGTCGGTCCATTGGTTGGCTGTCGACCACGCCGCTCGGGGCCCGAGTTCGGGACCGTGGGGGTACACGAGCGGCGGGACACATGAGTTTTCTGAAGGATTACCGACGTTTTCGGCGGTCGCGACGGGACGGGGAAACCGGGAGACCGGTCGCTACCACCGGCGCCGGCCGGTGAACGGGGGGATGGGTCCGCGCCCGTTCGGCAGTCCTACACGTTCCCACCGTAGCCGCCCTCGCCGTAGCCGACCTCGCCGAAGTCGTCGTCGGACGTCGCAGTCGGCGTCGGCGTGGCAGTGGCCGTCGACGAATCACCGGCCCCGCCGCCACCACCGCCCCCGCCACCACCCGTCATTCCGGCGGACTGCTCGGAGGTAGCCGTCGCCGTCGAGTCGGGCGTGGGCGTCGGCGTGGCGGTGGGTTCGGACGTGGCGGTCGGTGTGGTCGTGGTGGCGTCGGCCGTCGTCGCCTCCGGCGTCGCGGTGGGGGTCCCGTCGTCCGTCTGCGTGGCCGTGACGACGGCCGTAGCAGTGGCTGTGGTCGCGGTGGTCCCGGGAGCGTCGGTCGTCGCGTCGGCGACGGGCGTACCGCCGTATCCGAACCCGTCGATGTCGGCGACGGCATCGGTCGGATCGTCGTCACCGGGTCCGAGGACTCCGGTCGAGACCGCACCGACGACGCCCATGACGAGCGTCAACAGGACGCGACGACTGGTCACGAGGCGGGCCGTCTCGTCGGCCGCGAACGTCGACGCGTCCGAACGGTCGCTCGAACCCGATGGTGTCGCGTCGTCGCCCGGACGGGACCGCTCGGCAACGACGGCGGCGAGTCGGCGATAGGCGACGGCGGCCGGGTGATCCGGAGCGTCACGAACGAGAGACGGTGTGTTCGCGTCGCCGACCCCCGGAACCCGTGCGATGACGGGACGGTCCGGGTCCGCGGGGTCGACGGACGCGTCGGCGCGTGTCAGAACGGAACCGAGGTGTTCGGGGTCCCGGAGGTCCGGACGGTCGCGGACGGCAGACGGGGTTCGACGACTGTGGACGGTCGAGACGGTGAGCACGCCGTCGGCCACGTCGAGGGCGGCGTCCGTGTGCGGGGCGGTCGGCGGTCCGGTGTCGATCAGGACGAGGTCGAAGGCGTCGAACGCCGCCGCACGCAGTTCCTTGGGAGCGGCGGGCGTTCCCCGCCGTCCCGGAACGACGACTTCCGTGGATCCCGCCTCCGGGGCCGAGCGGCGCGGCGCGTCGCCGGCGAGTACGTCCCGAACCGTCGGCCCGGTATCGCAGTCGTCGAACTGCTCGGCGAGTCCGGGATCCGTCGGGTCGAAGTCGACGAGCAACACGTCGTGTCCGGCGTCGACGAGGAGCGTGCCGAGCGCCGCCACGGTGACGGTCTTGTCGACCCCATCGGTCGGACCAACGACAGTGCAAACGTACACCATGGCCGATCGGCACACGATAGATAGCCAGTTGATATATCAGTTGCGCGCAAATTATCAGGAGCGATTTTCTCGGAGGAGCGGAGAGACGCCAGTCACGAGGTGGGGGGGCCCAGCGCCGTCGCGGGATTCTCCCCGTCCGGAACACTTAGTGTAGTCGGTTCTACACCCGTACAGTATGGGGAGACGCACACGGGGACGCGTCGTCGTGGCGATGGTCGCGCTCGTCGTCGTCTCGGGGCTGGCACCGGCGGTCGCGGCGGCCCCGAGTCTCGACGTCACGGTGGAACACACGAGCGTCGAGGGCGGGGAGACGATCACGGTCACCGACGACCCACAAGTGGATATCGAGGCATCGGGAGACGCGGCGATCGAATCGGTCGAAATTAGGGTCGACGGGGAGCGTCGACAGTCGTTCGA
This window encodes:
- a CDS encoding FkbM family methyltransferase, translated to MIRDGGLGATIRPYARRTLRRLGLTDVARRAFMRLADERRTVSVDGARPRFLREEFGDHVELNQIAAEAGTIGRLRDEIRPDDVFLDVGSNLGAYAVFVGETLETGHVIAVEAVPSTADKLRRNLALNDVDATVATVAFGADPGTVSMTVPDAHGSSAVTTDGGDVDVRRVRGDDYLDRSDLPSPTVVKVDVEGYELSVVEGLRESLRDPACRLVYCEVHPARLRAFGGSAPILASTLSDLGFETSRIADLPGERYVLRAAKP
- a CDS encoding alkaline phosphatase family protein — encoded protein: MELLVVGLDGVSPNMLREFDVETTFLDAVERDGVAGDLRSVDAPTTLPAWTSFATGKDPGSHGVATMLQQGTDYDIVPSRPNTTDAAAYDLIDDALFVNLPGSIGRTPAAAGTRLVSSFLASDKADAVPAELRSVDGFEEYVVHADTDLQATPERYFEHLVETTRARHDFAAEAFGRFDPRVGFVLFSTPDWVGHHLQFAPDGATGSRWYRTVLEACDEFAAALADRAENVLLLSDHGFEPKPKAIHLQTWLEREGYLATADERSSLQRLATGTATQVARRFDTLFDLLRTAYLRVTSATGGERLGDVVDFNPDVDFAASRAWQLRYGCLYVNADRFDSPTVEDADALRAELRDRLAGLTDDDGTPVFQSVHELDEVYADPDPDAMLPDLVARPAPGYLPLRAFSPTGDPVIDMPGHDHYDHRYDGLVAADGPLFAAGTVDGMSIVDVLPTILHALGESLPPDLDGEVRTGMLRTDAAPTVLDPGAVPDPRTRDTGTDRAAAAREQLRNLGYLE
- a CDS encoding GMC family oxidoreductase, giving the protein MSEDPRRPSERVDVCVIGSGPAGALVSATLADRGHDVVVLEAGPRFDFEKRIDRMEQSLRPSHDPSDVWDMGGARDDYTNSGEVTYPLNTRRVKGIGGSSLHWGGRLERFKRKDFEMQSRYGVATDWPISYEDLQPYYLAAEKELGAAGEAQLPFGPPREEPPPMDAFPPSYTDKLVAPACEEAGITLHRVLWAINSEPYDGRSECLGYGTCSPVCPSGAKYSADVHVEKAEARGARVLDRVPVQKLHHDEAGDRIVSAEYATPAGETHHQEAREFVVACGGVETPRLLLLSASETYPDGLANSSGAVGRYFEERPAAVLRARIDQPTRQHLIGFGTTESHQFYTVDDVPPGSIKLEIDNNGGPRPVDLALRREDALHAARDVLQNPSDPAEWRDLAGPGDGVPWGDDLLETMREQYGTTIQLSAAVEELPDPENRITLNPDVTDDHGNPVPDVSWSRSDYAARTMDRAFEIMHEILDNLDAEVHARSEIRFWKGIGHHLGTTRMGTDPAESVVNPRLRTHDLENLSIVSSSVFVTGGAMQPTLTIAALALRAADHLDERL
- a CDS encoding ParA family protein, producing MVYVCTVVGPTDGVDKTVTVAALGTLLVDAGHDVLLVDFDPTDPGLAEQFDDCDTGPTVRDVLAGDAPRRSAPEAGSTEVVVPGRRGTPAAPKELRAAAFDAFDLVLIDTGPPTAPHTDAALDVADGVLTVSTVHSRRTPSAVRDRPDLRDPEHLGSVLTRADASVDPADPDRPVIARVPGVGDANTPSLVRDAPDHPAAVAYRRLAAVVAERSRPGDDATPSGSSDRSDASTFAADETARLVTSRRVLLTLVMGVVGAVSTGVLGPGDDDPTDAVADIDGFGYGGTPVADATTDAPGTTATTATATAVVTATQTDDGTPTATPEATTADATTTTPTATSEPTATPTPTPDSTATATSEQSAGMTGGGGGGGGGGAGDSSTATATPTPTATSDDDFGEVGYGEGGYGGNV
- a CDS encoding gluconate 2-dehydrogenase subunit 3 family protein, which produces MELSRRDALVAVATSTAGVATAGELAERLRDREEQAGDLDGVLTRLAAVADVVYPSEVEVTESYLRTYLLGNEYDRAEYVERTGAALDELDRQGRRRYGDRIVDLSPAERDGLLREIGVDRVPPDPDGTAVERVRYYVVNQLLFTLYTSPTGGRLLGNENPPGYPGGRAAYQRGPADE